From the Winogradskyella forsetii genome, the window CAAAGATTGTCCATTATGTAACGTATATACAAGAGGATTTATTAAAGCCAAAATGCTAGACAGTAATGGTCGTAAAGCCTATTGTGATTTAAATAATGACGAACAACACTTTATAGACCTCCAAAGAGCAACAAATGAAATCGCGCTTTTTGACACTAACAACAAAACTGTTATTTATGGAATTGATAGCTTACTTAGGGTGATTGGAAACTCAATGCCATGGGTAGAAAAAATCGGTAATTTAAAACCTGTAAAACTCGGACTTAAAAAATTATACTCTTTTATTTCCTTTAACCGAAAAGTCATAATTCCGAACAAGGAAGACAGCAGCCAAAAGCTTCAATGTGTACCAGATTTTAACTATAAATACAGATACATTTATATTCTGATCGCAACTTTAATCACAAGTCTCGTTCTTTTCAACTTTAGTAGAATGATTAGTATTATTCCAGAATCTAATTTTTTACGGGAATGTTTAATCGCTTTAGGACAAATTGGATTTCAAGCGCTCTTCATTTCAAAATTAAAGTCTGACAAACAAATTAATTACCTCGGAAATCTCATGACAGTTTCATTAATGGGAAGTCTGTTTTTAATTCCTGTTTTAATAATCAATTCATTCTTCGTAATACCAGAAATAGCTTTACTCGCTTGGTTCGGATTAACAGTGACTTTAATGTTACTTGAACATTTGAGACGTGTTAAGATTTTAGAATTACCCAAGTATTTATCGGCAACTTGGTTGCTCTATCGTGTCGTTGTCTTATTATTAATCTTAAGTCTATAAAATGAGTTTCAATAGCCTAACATATTTAATTTATCTGCCTATAATCACTTTCATAATGCTAAAAGTTGGTTGGTTATTTTACAAAAATGGTGACGTATTCTTATCGCATTTATTCAACCAAAACAAACCATTGGTTACCAGCATTAACAAATTGCTATTGATCGGTTACTACTTACTTAATATTGGTTACGCCATTTTAACTATTGCCTATTGGGAACATTTAGAAAACGCAATAGATATGATTAATTCCTTAAGTATAACAATAGGCAGAATTGTAATCCTCTTAGCAATCATGCATTATAACAATATTGTTATTTTAAAATACGTCACTAAACAAAAACTCTTAAATCAATAAACCATGGAAAATTCAAAAATCATTATCGGCTACATTATCTACTTACCAATAGTTATTGTATTGACTATTTATATTTCAAAAATGTTATTCAAAAACGGGAGATTATTTATGATTGACATTTTTAAAGGCAAGGAAGAAATTGCTTTGGCAACTAATAGACTGTTTGAAATAGGATTCTATCTTATAAATATTGGATTCGCTCTTTTTATCATGAAAATATATTCCAGCTCTTACTCAGAAATGAGTTACCAAACATTAATGGAAATTCTTAGTAAAAAGATAGGCGGATTCACAATATATCTTGGCATCATGTTATTTTTAAATCTGTATCTATTTTTTAGAGGCAGACGCAAATCGAGGCAAGTAATTCCTAACACTAAAATTTCTTAATCATGAAAACCATAATCATAGCTGGTGGAACAGGTTTTTTAGGTCAGGTATTAGAATCCTATTTTTCTAAAAAGGGATACGACACTAAAATCCTAACTCGAAAACCCACAAAACCAAATCATATCTATTGGAATGCTAAGGAATTAGACCATTGGACCGCATCGTTAGAAGGTGCAGATGCGCTCATCAATCTCACAGGAAAATCTGTAGATTGTAGATATACTGAGGCCAACAGAAAACTGATTTACGATTCTCGAATAGACTCTACTCACATTTTAGGCTTAGCTGTAAACTTATGCGAAAATCCACCAAAAGTTTGGATGAACATGTCTACATCAACTATTTACGAAGGTTCATATACTAAAGAGATGACCGAAATAGATGGCGATATCGGTAATGATTTCTCTATGAATATTGCCAAATCTTGGGAAGCCGCTTTCAACAGTATTATAACACCAAAAACAAAAAAAGTTATTTTAAGAACAGCAATTGTATTAGGAAAAAGTGGTGGTGCGCTAATTCCCTTAAAACGCTTAACACAATTTGGTCTAGGTGGCAAACAGTGGCACGGAAAACAAAAAGTAAGTTGGATTCACAAAACGGACTTCGCTAGAGCAATTAATTTTTTAATTGAAAAACCTTTCGAAGGTACTTTTAATATTGTCTCATCAAAACCCACAACAAATGCCGTTTTAATGAAAACTTTACGTAACACATTAGAAATGCCCTTCGGAATCTCACATCCAAAGTGGCTTCTTAAATTTGGTGCGAAATTAATTGGTACAGAACCTGAACTGGTACTAAAAAGTAGAAATGTAATTCCAAAACGATTAACAGATAGCGGTTTCTTATTTTTATACACAGATATTGAAATTGCTATAGAAAATCTATTAAAAAAATAAAGCATGACATTTTTAAAAGCCTATTGGAAAAACCTCATTCTCATTAATTACGAGATTGATCCAAATATCTTAAAACCATTTGTACCAAAAGGAACACAACTCGATAGTTTTAACGGTAAATATTATGTTAGCGTGGTTGGGTTTATGTTTATGAATACAAAAGTTTTAGGATTAAAACTTCCGTTCCATATCAACTTTGAAGAAGTGAATCTTCGGTTTTATGTTAAACATAACGGCAAGAGAGGGGTTGTTTTTATTAAAGAAATCGTTCCGAAAGCATTAATTACATTCGTGGCAAACACCATATATCATGAGCATTATCAAACAAGTAAAATGAAGCACAGCTGGATGGAGCATCAAAATTATAACGAGTTTCAATACCAATGGAGATCAAATCAAAAATGGCAATCTATTTCCGTAAAAACCGAAAAAGACTTTTCTAGTATTAGGGATAATTCAGAAGAACAATTTATTACTGAACATTATTTTGGCTACACTAAACACGGCAATAAAACCTATGAATATGAGGTTGTTCATCCTACTTGGCGACAACTAAAAGTAGTTGATTTTAATGTGAACATGAATTTTGAAGATAACTATGGTCAACGTTTCAAAAATCTTCAAATGGACTACCTAATAAAAATGGGACTAATTTTTTAGGCCGCATTGTTAATAATTCGTTTTAATTTAAGTTCCATTTCAAGTGGTGTTAAGTAATCTAAGCTTGAATGAATTCTTTTAGTATTATACCAAGTAATGTACTGGCTTATTTTGTCAAATAACTGTAAGTATGACGTAAACTTAAACCGATATAGCCATTCGTGCTTAATGGTCTTAAAAAAGCTTTCTGCTACTGCATTATCCCAACAGTTCCCTTTTCTACTCATGGATTGTGTTATATTGCTATTGAAAGAAAAAATACTTGTCATTGTATTGGCTGCATACTGAACGCCTCTATCGGAATGAAATATGAAATTATTTGAAATAGTTCGATTTCTTCTGGCATGAATCCAAGCTTTTAACACCGTATTCTGTACAGTCATATCTTCGCTTAACGCCCATCCTACAACCTTTCTGTCTGCTAAATCTATAATAGTTGTTAGATAATTCCAGTTGTCATTTACTCTAATGTAAGTGATGTCAGACACCCATTTTTCTCCTATTGTTGAACTTGAAAATTCTCTATCTAGCTCATTTTTAGCCAATGGAAAGTTATGCTTGGAATCTGTTGTATTTACAAACTTTCTTTTTAAAACACTTTTTAACCCCATTTCTTTCATCAATATTGCAATATAGGAACGGCAATAATTCAAGTTTTCTCGTTCTAACATTTTCTGTATTCTACAGCTTCCATAAATCTCTTTACTATCTTCAAAAATAGCTCTAATCCTTTCCTTTAGTAATATTACAGAGTCTTTAGTCCTTACTAAATCCCTATTCTTACGCCAATTGTAATATGCGTTTTTACTGACATGCATACATTTACACATCTTCTCAACCACAAAATCTGATTCATTTGATAAAATGAATTGATATTTTAGTGGTCGCTCTTGGAAAAGATGCTTACTGCCTTTTTTAAGATATCACGCTCCATTTTTACATCTCGTAATTCTTTACGTAACGATTTAAGTTCTTGCTCTTCCATAGTAAGTTCTCTTTTCTTGGAAAAGTCTCCAGATTTAGCCTCGTAATCCTTTTTCCAGCGACTTATAAGGCTGGTAGCAACACCATAATCCTCACTTATTTGTTTTGCTTTCATTCCTGATTGCAATAGTTCTACTATTGTAACCTTTAATTCATTGTCATATCTTTTTGCCATAATTCAAATATATAATTTATGACCGTAAAAATTCGTCCCAGCTAAACTAGACATTCCAAAACGTCAGAACCAACTTCCGTTATTCTTGCCGAAGGCTCTGAAGTTTCTGTTAAAAATAAAAGAACCATTCATTAAAATAAGAACTAGTCTGTCCATTAAATTAACCTGAAATTTTTAAACTTTAATTAATCAATTTTTTGAAAATGCAATAAACGTACTTCTGAAATAAAATTAATTATTCATTTATTCATTGTTCATTTTTTTGATACGAATTTCACGAATCTCCACAAATGACTAATCAAACATTTTAAAAAAATTCGTACTAATTCGTGAAATTCGTGTCTTAACCCATAATTTATTTCTCAATTTTTTAAACTACATTTGAATCAGCAATGAAAAACGAAAATGCCTAAGCATCAAATAGACCCAAATAATTGGGTAAAATTATATTCAGATTACCTCTTCAATTACACCATTACACGTGTAAATGATCGCCTTATTGCTCAGGATTTAATTTCTGAAACTTTTTTGGCTGGCTTAAAATCCATGAAAAATTTTAAAGGAGAGGCTAGTGAACGTACATGGCTAATTTCAATCTTAAAGCGAAAAATTATTGATTATTACCGAAAAATAAATTCTAAAAAAGGTAAGGCTGAAGTGCGAATGGGTTATATCAATAATGAAGAATCCGAAGGTGATTGGCTGGAAGAACGCGTAGCTGACCCTTTTGACAAAACGGCTGAAGATACTTTAGTCAATTCTGAATTAGGTGATGCCATCTACGATTGTTTAGCAAAACTACCGGAAAAACAAGCCGATGTTTTTAAGATGAAAACAATTCTGGGATACGATACAGAAACTATTTGTAATGAATTGGATATTACTGCGTCTAATCTATGGGTAATTATCCATAGAGCTAGAACTGCATTGGCAGAATGCATGGAAAAAAATTGGTTTAAATAATAAAATTTCCTTCTCTTTGGGAAGGCTATGATGGGAATGAAAAAAGGTTTTTTGTTTATAAGTTGCGATGAGGCAAAACACATTTGTGATAAAGCACAATATGATGAGGCGACTTCTTGGGAACGCATAAAATTAGGTTTACGCCTTTTTTGGTGTAACGTTACTAAATCGTATTCCAAAAACAATAACAAGCTAACGGAAAGCATAAAAAATTCTGAATTAAACTGTCTTAAAACTGAAGAACGCATTAGACTTCAAAATCAATTTAACGACGAGTTAGCTAAGCAACAACAAAATTGACAACCAAACTATTGGTAAACTTTCCACCCAAAACGCACTATAATATTTCGATTGGTTTTTGTTTGAAAACAACAAAAAAAGCAATGTAATTGCGGTAATGACCAATGTGGAGATGAAAGCTTCTTCTTTGAATTGCTCTTTAAAATAATCCAAGATCACAAAAATCATTAACAATAAAACGCCCATAAACTTGGTTTTTTTTATGCCAATTTTTTGAGGAATGGTTGCTAATTTTATACTATCATAATTCAAATCCCTTATTTCAAACGGTAACATTAAAACCAATACAAAACAGAAGCGTTGCACAGTTAGAATGATGATGTTAGCATTTATAGACATTTCATTATTTACTACTGGTAAAATAACAGAAGTGAATGTCCAGACCAAAGCAATAACATACACTTTTATACCTCCAATTTGCCTTAAATTTTTATGGTCATCAAACAAAAACTGTCTAGGAATCATGATAGGAATCGCATAAAAGAAGGTAATGGTTCCCAAAATTCCAATGAGGATTAGGGTTTCTATTTCAAGAGAAAAAGCAAAATAACACATCGCTAAAAAAGCCAACAATGAAAACCCTTGGATAAACCTTAGCCAGCCTGCTAAACTGCGATGATGAAATTTGGCCACACCAAAATACTTCACAAAATTATAACCGGTAACACTAGCAAAAAACACAAATAACAACAGGTTTTGATCATATCCCAACTCCAATTCAACGAGTGAAACCCACGTCAATGCACAAGCTGCCAACGCCACATGAATACTACTATTCAAATAAAAGTGAAAGATGTGTTTGAATATGTGCATAAACAAAAATACACATTGTGTTAATAACCTCTAGTTTCGGTTAAAAACTTTAGTTTTCCTTAACTAAAAAACAAGGGTAAATCCGTACTTTTGCAAATTAAAATAAATAGTTATTTTTTATATGGATACAACCTCATTTGCACTCAGACATATTGGCCCAAGTTCAGACGACCAAAAAGCCATGTTAGACACTATTGGTGTTTCAAGTATGGAGCAGTTAATTACAGAAACCATTCCAGATAATATACGTCTACAAAACGATTTAGACCTGGATGCCGCCATGAGTGAACAGGAGTATTTGAGTCATATCTATAAATTATCGCAACTCAATAAAGTCTATAAATCTTATATTGGCTTAGGCTATCACCCTACTAATTTACCTGCCGTTATTCAACGTAACATTCTAGAAAACCCAGGATGGTACACGGCTTATACACCTTACCAAGCTGAAATTGCCCAAGGCCGTTTAGAAGCTTTATTGAATTTCCAAACCATGGTTATGGACTTAACAGG encodes:
- a CDS encoding IS3 family transposase (programmed frameshift), translated to MAKRYDNELKVTIVELLQSGMKAKQISEDYGVATSLISRWKKDYEAKSGDFSKKRELTMEEQELKSLRKELRDVKMERDNLKKGSKHLFQERPLKYQFILSNESDFVVEKMCKCMHVSKNAYYNWRKNRDLVRTKDSVILLKERIRAIFEDSKEIYGSCRIQKMLERENLNYCRSYIAILMKEMGLKSVLKRKFVNTTDSKHNFPLAKNELDREFSSSTIGEKWVSDITYIRVNDNWNYLTTIIDLADRKVVGWALSEDMTVQNTVLKAWIHARRNRTISNNFIFHSDRGVQYAANTMTSIFSFNSNITQSMSRKGNCWDNAVAESFFKTIKHEWLYRFKFTSYLQLFDKISQYITWYNTKRIHSSLDYLTPLEMELKLKRIINNAA
- a CDS encoding sigma-70 family RNA polymerase sigma factor encodes the protein MPKHQIDPNNWVKLYSDYLFNYTITRVNDRLIAQDLISETFLAGLKSMKNFKGEASERTWLISILKRKIIDYYRKINSKKGKAEVRMGYINNEESEGDWLEERVADPFDKTAEDTLVNSELGDAIYDCLAKLPEKQADVFKMKTILGYDTETICNELDITASNLWVIIHRARTALAECMEKNWFK
- a CDS encoding YqjF family protein, yielding MTFLKAYWKNLILINYEIDPNILKPFVPKGTQLDSFNGKYYVSVVGFMFMNTKVLGLKLPFHINFEEVNLRFYVKHNGKRGVVFIKEIVPKALITFVANTIYHEHYQTSKMKHSWMEHQNYNEFQYQWRSNQKWQSISVKTEKDFSSIRDNSEEQFITEHYFGYTKHGNKTYEYEVVHPTWRQLKVVDFNVNMNFEDNYGQRFKNLQMDYLIKMGLIF
- a CDS encoding DCC1-like thiol-disulfide oxidoreductase family protein, with protein sequence MKTLQNQTLLYDKDCPLCNVYTRGFIKAKMLDSNGRKAYCDLNNDEQHFIDLQRATNEIALFDTNNKTVIYGIDSLLRVIGNSMPWVEKIGNLKPVKLGLKKLYSFISFNRKVIIPNKEDSSQKLQCVPDFNYKYRYIYILIATLITSLVLFNFSRMISIIPESNFLRECLIALGQIGFQALFISKLKSDKQINYLGNLMTVSLMGSLFLIPVLIINSFFVIPEIALLAWFGLTVTLMLLEHLRRVKILELPKYLSATWLLYRVVVLLLILSL
- a CDS encoding TIGR01777 family oxidoreductase, with translation MKTIIIAGGTGFLGQVLESYFSKKGYDTKILTRKPTKPNHIYWNAKELDHWTASLEGADALINLTGKSVDCRYTEANRKLIYDSRIDSTHILGLAVNLCENPPKVWMNMSTSTIYEGSYTKEMTEIDGDIGNDFSMNIAKSWEAAFNSIITPKTKKVILRTAIVLGKSGGALIPLKRLTQFGLGGKQWHGKQKVSWIHKTDFARAINFLIEKPFEGTFNIVSSKPTTNAVLMKTLRNTLEMPFGISHPKWLLKFGAKLIGTEPELVLKSRNVIPKRLTDSGFLFLYTDIEIAIENLLKK
- a CDS encoding UbiA prenyltransferase family protein, translating into MHIFKHIFHFYLNSSIHVALAACALTWVSLVELELGYDQNLLLFVFFASVTGYNFVKYFGVAKFHHRSLAGWLRFIQGFSLLAFLAMCYFAFSLEIETLILIGILGTITFFYAIPIMIPRQFLFDDHKNLRQIGGIKVYVIALVWTFTSVILPVVNNEMSINANIIILTVQRFCFVLVLMLPFEIRDLNYDSIKLATIPQKIGIKKTKFMGVLLLMIFVILDYFKEQFKEEAFISTLVITAITLLFLLFSNKNQSKYYSAFWVESLPIVWLSILLLLS